The region TTATCGGCGTGGCCACGCTCACTATTATTGCCTCTTCGGTAATCGGGGCACGGGCCGAGGTTTTAGCCAGAGTCGAAAAATTTGGTCTCCAGCAAATAGGTGTCATCGCGGGTGCGGGGAGAAAGCCGGGGGTTCCGCAACCTGTTTGCACTAGTCTGAGGCTGGAGGATGCACAAGCAATTCTTTCCGAGATTGCTAACGTGAAGGACGTGTGTGCGGAAATAGTGCGCACGGATTTCCCCGTAAAGCACGGTAATAGAAGTACCTACGCGACAATAATGGCAGCTAGTTCCAGTTGGGCATCCATGTGGGGCACCGGTCTGGAAACGGGAAGGTTCTTGTCACAGGAAGACGACGCTCATCTGGCACGAGTGGCCGTCATTGGCAAAACCATCCGGAGGGACCTCTTTGAATCCAAAGATCCTGTTGGGAAGCGGATTCTCATCAACAACAATCCTTTTGAGATCATTGGCGTCCTTGAACCGAGAGGCACGTCGCCCCGCGGTGACGACTTGGACAACCAGATCGTCATACCGGTCTCCACCGGTCAAAAAAGAGTCTTCCGCCAAGATTATCTCTTCGCCGTAAAGGTGGAATTAAACGACTCGTTCGATATGCCTCGGACCGTGAACGATGTTCGGGCACTTCTCCGGGAAAGGCATAATCTCCGTGAAGGGGTCGAAGATGATTTCACGATTGTGACTCCCACCTTGATAATGAACATGATGTCGAGTCTTTCGGCAACATTCAGCCTTTTTCTCATGATGGTTTCGGGTATATCGCTGGTGGTGGGTGCAATTGTCATCGCAAACATTATGTTTATGGCCGTGAACGAGAGAAGGGGAGAAATCGGTCTTCGGAGGGCGGTTGGAGCCCGAAAGAGAGATATTCTCGTGCAATTCCTGCTGGAGGCTGTCTATGTTGCCACCACAGGTGGGCTTCTCGGAATTGTCGTGGGACTTCTTGGACTCAAGCTCTTGTCAGGATACATGAACTTGCCCGCTGCCATTATGTGGCAGCCCATCGTCGTCGGGCTCGTAAGTGCCATCGTGGTGGGGCTCATAGCAGGCATTCAGCCGGCAAGGAAAGCGGCCAATTCACATCCTATCGAAGCATTGAGGTGAGTCCTCATGCGAAACATTCAGTTACGCGGCTTCCGAATTGCCATAAAGTCCCTCACAGGAAATCCTTTGAGAGTTGCCCTTGCCGTGCTGGCTATCATGATCGGAGTGGCATCCCTTATAGTCTTAGTCGGAATCGGAAGAGGAACCGAGCAAGAAGTTCGCAGGGTAATTGAAGGCATGGGTCCAAATCTGATTATCGTCAATGCGGGGCAGTCAAGGGTAGTCAAGGGGCAGCTCGGACAGGTGGGAATGATGACGAACTTGACACTGAAAGATGCCGCAGCAATTGCCACAGAGTGCCCATCAGTTCGCACAGTTGCACCTGCTCACTCCAAAAAGCTGTTGGTAAAATCTGGGAATGTGACCTACAGCACGAAGATCGTGGCTACCATGCCTTCAATCCGGGAGGTGCGAAATATCTCGCTCCAATCGGGATCGTTTTTTGATGAAACGGAAAACAGGCTCATGGCACCGGTGGCAGTTGTCGGCCCCACGGTAGTGGATTCCTTATTTGGCAGGCGTGACCCCAATGGTGCGTCCATAATGATCGGGAGAGTGATGTTCAAGGTCATTGGCGTAACTGCTCCGAAGGGGTCCGTTTCCGGTGAGGATCAAGACGACCAAATTTTCGTGCCTTTACGGACCGCCATGGCCAAGCTCATGAACGTGACATACCTGAGCAACGTTTTCGTTGAGGCTGCGGGACTTGACAACATTCACTCTGCCGGGACTGAAATCAAGTCGCTCCTGAGAGAACGCCATCGATTACGGGAGGACAAGCAGGATGATTTTACTATTCAGAACCAGGCCGATGTGATTGAAACGCAGAGTTCAGTTGCAAGGACATTCAACCTTCTGGTTCTGAGCATCGCCGTAAGTTCCCTGGTCATTGGAGGTGTCGGAATTTTGGGGGTAATGCTTCTTTCCATCCAGGAACGAATAAGCGAGATAGGTATCCGACGGGCTGTCGGCGCGAGACGGAGTGACATACTTGTTCAATTCCTCGTTGAATCTTCGTTTCTCGGGATACTGGGCGGAATTGCGGGCCTCTTCCTCGGACTGGGCGCATCGGCCGGAGTGAAGCTGATCTCAGGAATGCCGGTCGTCTTGGAGCCTTATTACATAGTATTATCACTTGTGTTTTCGTTAGCGACCGGCCTCGTTTTTGGCATCTATCCTTCATGGAAGGCCGCCCGGCTCGACCCCATTGAGGCACTGAATACCGAGGCATAGCGTACACGCTTCCAAACCGCTTGTGCAGCCCGGCCATAAATCCTCTTGAATATAGCACTTCCCAAAACTAATCGCGAAAATAGCTATCGCATAAATCGCTCCCCTGAAGGGGGAGTTCTTTGGGTAGCCACGGGTGAAACCCGTGGTATACAGAGCCAAAAACTAGTTTCATACGGCCCTGGAGGGGCCGACCCCTCCGGGGCCGGAACCGTGATTGCCGGGGCTCTTTCCTGGGTTTCACCCAGGGCTACCCACGGCATTCCCCTTCGGGGAATCCTGGACAAAGGAGCAGCTTACCGGAAGCAGCGTCCTGTCGACTGGCGCGTGGCACTGTCGAACAAGCCGATCCCGTCGGGCGGAACAACCACAAGTGAATCCGTGATTACTTCCGAGAACTACTATAATACGAAGTAGGAACATGAGGGTCACTAACCGCGACACAAGAAAACACCACTGGAATCAAACATCGTAGGGAAAGAAAATGCTTCCTGAAGGTCCTTCAGGAGCGTCTGGATAGGAGAAGGCGGTCACCCGTTAACAGGCCCTCTGTCAAGTCAAACACTTCTCCGTGGCAAGGAAACCGTGGTTTCCTTGGCTGAGGCATGGCCGTGTCGCGCACAGCCTCCGTCACAGCTGACTTTTCACTTTTGCCGATACTGCTCGCATATACTGTGGGTAGTCTTCCTCAAACAAGGAGCCCGGCCTGCTCCTGACTCATCTGACGAGTAAAAAGCGAATCGGTATTAGGCCGACTTTCCGGCCATGCGGTCCGCCACCAGCTCTGGACCCAATTTCCCTCTCAAGGGATGATCAACGCCTTGACAGCTCCCGGGTCTTGAAGTTGCGTCCTGAACGCCTCGGAGGCCTGGTCCAGAGAGAACCTGTGAGTGATCATGGGCTTGGCGTTGACCTTCCCGCTCCTGAGAAGTTCAATGCATGCGGGGAAATTGCCGCCCAAGCATCCGATCAGAGTGAGATTCTTGGCAATCGTAGATAGGGGGTCCCAGGTGAGGGGGTCCTCATACACCCCAACCAGCATGATCTTCCCGCCCCCGCGGGCCATGGCGATGGATTGATCGAAGGTCGCCTGCTGGCCGGCGCATTCAATGACCGTATTGACGCCCATGTTGTCCGTCGCCGCCATGGCCGCCTCTACCGCGTCCTCTTTCGCCGCGTCAATAACGATGTCCGCACCGCATGCCTCGGCCGCCCCCAGCCGGGCGGGTCTGTGGCCACTGGCCACAATCTTCGAAACACCCAGGGTCTTCAGAACCTGGATGGCATACAGGCCTATCACGCCAAGGCCCAGGACGGCGACGGTGTCATTTTCCTTGGGCTGAGCCCTGTTGACGGAAAAATAGGAAATGGAAAGGGGTTCCACCGAAGCCCCATCCTCGTAGGTCAATTCAGCGGGGAGCGGGAACATGGTCCGCCCCAGAGCGGCAAAGGGGATATGTACATATTCCGCCATCGCACCGGGGAACCGATACCCGAGAAGCGCCATATCCGAACAGCGGTGTCCCTTTCCCTGTGCACACCAGAAGCATTTCCCGCAAGGTTTGAAACCGACGCCCGTCACGCGCATGCCCGGAGCGATACCCGTAACCTGGGACCCTACCTCCACCACATCGCCGCTGAATTCGTGCCCAAAGATGGTCCCTTTCTCGTCGCGCTTGTAAACGTGCAGGTCGGAGCCGCACACGCCGCACGCCTTCACCTTGATAATCACGCCGTGCGGTTCGAGGACCGGATCGGGCACGGTTTCCGTTCTGATGTCTCTCGCTCCATGCATCACAGCTGCTTTCATACCTTCATCTCCTTCACGCCGACTTCATAGAGGGGTGCCATACTTTTCCTGTTGCCGGCGCATGGAACTCAGCCAGCGTTCATAGTCGTTGGCCTTATTCCTGACGTAATCCGTAACTTCCGGATGGGGGAGAATCAGAAACTCCTCCTTTTCCAATCCTACGATGACATGTTCCGCGACTTCCTCCGGAGAAAGGGCTGTTTCCATGAGCAGCTTTCCGACACCTTCCGTTTCTTCGGAGAGCATTCCGGTCTTTACTCCCAAAGGACACAGGCAACTCACTTTGATGCCATCGCGGGCATAGGTAATTGAAAGCCATTCCGCAAGGGCCACAGACGCATGCTTGCTGATTGCATAAGGTGCTGCACCAACGGTAGTAAGCAACCCGCCGGCTGAACCCGTCTGGAGTAGGTACCCGCCCCCGCGCTCGATCATGGACGGCAAAACCGCTCGGGCGGCATACACATGGGCCATTACATGGACATCCCA is a window of Desulfomonile tiedjei DNA encoding:
- a CDS encoding ABC transporter permease translates to MSRQALKAIAANRTRTVLMMLGVVIGVATLTIIASSVIGARAEVLARVEKFGLQQIGVIAGAGRKPGVPQPVCTSLRLEDAQAILSEIANVKDVCAEIVRTDFPVKHGNRSTYATIMAASSSWASMWGTGLETGRFLSQEDDAHLARVAVIGKTIRRDLFESKDPVGKRILINNNPFEIIGVLEPRGTSPRGDDLDNQIVIPVSTGQKRVFRQDYLFAVKVELNDSFDMPRTVNDVRALLRERHNLREGVEDDFTIVTPTLIMNMMSSLSATFSLFLMMVSGISLVVGAIVIANIMFMAVNERRGEIGLRRAVGARKRDILVQFLLEAVYVATTGGLLGIVVGLLGLKLLSGYMNLPAAIMWQPIVVGLVSAIVVGLIAGIQPARKAANSHPIEALR
- a CDS encoding ABC transporter permease, with the translated sequence MRNIQLRGFRIAIKSLTGNPLRVALAVLAIMIGVASLIVLVGIGRGTEQEVRRVIEGMGPNLIIVNAGQSRVVKGQLGQVGMMTNLTLKDAAAIATECPSVRTVAPAHSKKLLVKSGNVTYSTKIVATMPSIREVRNISLQSGSFFDETENRLMAPVAVVGPTVVDSLFGRRDPNGASIMIGRVMFKVIGVTAPKGSVSGEDQDDQIFVPLRTAMAKLMNVTYLSNVFVEAAGLDNIHSAGTEIKSLLRERHRLREDKQDDFTIQNQADVIETQSSVARTFNLLVLSIAVSSLVIGGVGILGVMLLSIQERISEIGIRRAVGARRSDILVQFLVESSFLGILGGIAGLFLGLGASAGVKLISGMPVVLEPYYIVLSLVFSLATGLVFGIYPSWKAARLDPIEALNTEA
- a CDS encoding alcohol dehydrogenase catalytic domain-containing protein, whose amino-acid sequence is MKAAVMHGARDIRTETVPDPVLEPHGVIIKVKACGVCGSDLHVYKRDEKGTIFGHEFSGDVVEVGSQVTGIAPGMRVTGVGFKPCGKCFWCAQGKGHRCSDMALLGYRFPGAMAEYVHIPFAALGRTMFPLPAELTYEDGASVEPLSISYFSVNRAQPKENDTVAVLGLGVIGLYAIQVLKTLGVSKIVASGHRPARLGAAEACGADIVIDAAKEDAVEAAMAATDNMGVNTVIECAGQQATFDQSIAMARGGGKIMLVGVYEDPLTWDPLSTIAKNLTLIGCLGGNFPACIELLRSGKVNAKPMITHRFSLDQASEAFRTQLQDPGAVKALIIP
- a CDS encoding SDR family oxidoreductase, coding for MKIHDKVVVVTGAASGIGRGLCRRFAAEGPKGIVVSDYNGEGAAKVAKEIGGLAVTADVGKEADIQKLVEIATRAYGPIDLFCSNAGISVPGGVEVPDSEWQRCWDVHVMAHVYAARAVLPSMIERGGGYLLQTGSAGGLLTTVGAAPYAISKHASVALAEWLSITYARDGIKVSCLCPLGVKTGMLSEETEGVGKLLMETALSPEEVAEHVIVGLEKEEFLILPHPEVTDYVRNKANDYERWLSSMRRQQEKYGTPL